A single genomic interval of Juglans regia cultivar Chandler chromosome 1, Walnut 2.0, whole genome shotgun sequence harbors:
- the LOC109005637 gene encoding protein NUCLEAR FUSION DEFECTIVE 4-like isoform X1, with the protein MGGGLWRERFGSFFTNRWLVFVAAMWLQSCAGIGYLFGSISPVIKGSLGYNQRQVARLGVAKDLGDSVGFLAGSLCEVLPLWAALLVGALQNFVGYGWVWLVVTGRAPTLPLWAMCILIFVGTNGETYFNTVALVSCVQNFPKSRGPVVGILKGFAGLGGAILTQIYATIHSPDHASLIFMVAVGPSMVVIALMFIVRPVGGHRQVRSTDGKSFTFIYSVCLLLAAYLMGVMLLEDLVNLNRTLITVFTVILFILILIPIVIPVSLSFWLEPRAPEEETLLSEPQKQEPHRLRQDSSELIFSELEDEKPKEVDLLPARERQKRIAQLQTKLFQAAAEGAVRVKRRRGPHRGEDFTLMQALIKADFWLIFFSLLLGSGSGLTVIDNLGQMSQSLGYDNTHIFVSMISIWNFLGRIGGGYFSEVIVRDYAYPRSIAMAVAQLIMAVGHLFFAMGWPGAMYIGTLLIGLGYGAHWAIVPAAASELFGLKKFGALYNFLTLANPAGSLVFSGLIASSIYDHEAEKQAHRHHPWQQNWGSIFSGMFGVDEPLKCEGAICFYLTSLIMSGFCVIAFVLSMILVYRTKIVYAHLYGKTSAPRLT; encoded by the exons ATGGGTGGTGGGTTGTGGAGAGAGAGGTTTGGATCCTTTTTTACCAACAGATGGCTGGTGTTTGTGGCGGCAATGTGGTTGCAATCGTGTGCGGGAATCGGGTACCTGTTCGGGAGCATATCGCCGGTGATAAAGGGATCGCTCGGCTATAACCAGAGGCAGGTTGCGAGGCTTGGGGTGGCAAAGGACTTGGGTGACAGCGTTGGGTTCTTGGCTGGGAGCCTTTGCGAGGTCTTGCCCCTGTGGGCCGCTCTCCTCGTTGGTGCTCTCCAAAACTTTGTTGGATATGGTTGGGTTTGGCTCGTCGTCACTGGCAGAGCTCCCACTTTGCCTCTATGGGCT ATGTGCATTCTTATATTTGTTGGAACAAATGGTGAGACCTACTTCAATACAGTTGCTCTGGTTTCCTGTGTGCAAAACTTCCCAAAAAGTCGGGGTCCCGTGGTTGGAATTCTGAAGGGATTTGCTGGATTAGGTGGTGCTATTTTGACTCAGATATATGCAACAATCCATTCCCCTGATCATGCATCTCTGATATTCATGGTCGCAGTCGGTCCATCAATGGTAGTTATTGCCCTAATGTTCATTGTCAGACCTGTAGGAGGTCACAGACAAGTCAGGTCAACTGATGGTAAAAGTTTCACATTCATCTATAGCGTCTGCCTCCTATTGGCTGCTTATTTGATGGGGGTTATGCTTCTTGAGGATCTGGTCAATTTGAACCGTACACTGATCACAGTTTTtactgtaattttatttattcttattctGATTCCAATTGTAATTCCGGTATCATTGAGTTTTTGGCTAGAGCCAAGAGCTCCCGAAGAAGAGACCCTCCTGTCTGAGCCACAGAAACAAGAACCTCACAGACTTCGACAGGATTCTAGTGAGTTAATATTCAGTGAGCTGGAAGATGAGAAGCCTAAGGAAGTGGACTTGCTTCCAGCACGAGAGAGGCAAAAGCGAATTGCCCAATTACAGACAAAACTATTCCAGGCAGCTGCAGAAGGAGCAGTTAGGGTGAAGCGAAGGAGAGGTCCCCATAGAGGGGAGGACTTTACTCTGATGCAAGCTTTGATTAAAGCAGACTTTTGGCTTatatttttctcacttcttttGGGTTCTGGATCTGGGTTGACAGTGATTGATAATCTGGGTCAGATGAGCCAGTCTCTGGGGTATGATAATACACATATATTTGTGTCCATGATCAGCATTTGGAACTTTCTAGGACGTATTGGTGGTGGTTACTTCTCTGAGGTTATTGTGAG GGATTATGCTTATCCAAGATCAATTGCGATGGCTGTGGCCCAACTCATTATGGCAGTTGGCCATTTGTTCTTTGCTATGGGGTGGCCTGGCGCAATGTACATTGGCACACTGTTGATTGGACTTGGCTATGGGGCTCACTGGGCGATTGTGCCGGCTGCTGCCTCTGAGTTGTttggtttgaaaaaatttgGGGCTTTGTACAATTTCCTCACACTCGCAAATCCTGCAGGTTCTTTAGTCTTCTCTGGTCTAATTGCAAGCAGTATATATGACCATGAAGCAGAGAAGCAAGCTCATAGACACCATCCCTGGCAGCAGAATTGGGGATCAATTTTTTCAGGCATGTTTGGTGTGGATGAGCCACTGAAGTGTGAAGGTGCCATATGCTTCTACCTAACTTCATTAATAATGTCTG
- the LOC109005637 gene encoding protein NUCLEAR FUSION DEFECTIVE 4-like isoform X2, protein MGYISMQMCILIFVGTNGETYFNTVALVSCVQNFPKSRGPVVGILKGFAGLGGAILTQIYATIHSPDHASLIFMVAVGPSMVVIALMFIVRPVGGHRQVRSTDGKSFTFIYSVCLLLAAYLMGVMLLEDLVNLNRTLITVFTVILFILILIPIVIPVSLSFWLEPRAPEEETLLSEPQKQEPHRLRQDSSELIFSELEDEKPKEVDLLPARERQKRIAQLQTKLFQAAAEGAVRVKRRRGPHRGEDFTLMQALIKADFWLIFFSLLLGSGSGLTVIDNLGQMSQSLGYDNTHIFVSMISIWNFLGRIGGGYFSEVIVRDYAYPRSIAMAVAQLIMAVGHLFFAMGWPGAMYIGTLLIGLGYGAHWAIVPAAASELFGLKKFGALYNFLTLANPAGSLVFSGLIASSIYDHEAEKQAHRHHPWQQNWGSIFSGMFGVDEPLKCEGAICFYLTSLIMSGFCVIAFVLSMILVYRTKIVYAHLYGKTSAPRLT, encoded by the exons ATGGGCT ATATCAGTATGCAGATGTGCATTCTTATATTTGTTGGAACAAATGGTGAGACCTACTTCAATACAGTTGCTCTGGTTTCCTGTGTGCAAAACTTCCCAAAAAGTCGGGGTCCCGTGGTTGGAATTCTGAAGGGATTTGCTGGATTAGGTGGTGCTATTTTGACTCAGATATATGCAACAATCCATTCCCCTGATCATGCATCTCTGATATTCATGGTCGCAGTCGGTCCATCAATGGTAGTTATTGCCCTAATGTTCATTGTCAGACCTGTAGGAGGTCACAGACAAGTCAGGTCAACTGATGGTAAAAGTTTCACATTCATCTATAGCGTCTGCCTCCTATTGGCTGCTTATTTGATGGGGGTTATGCTTCTTGAGGATCTGGTCAATTTGAACCGTACACTGATCACAGTTTTtactgtaattttatttattcttattctGATTCCAATTGTAATTCCGGTATCATTGAGTTTTTGGCTAGAGCCAAGAGCTCCCGAAGAAGAGACCCTCCTGTCTGAGCCACAGAAACAAGAACCTCACAGACTTCGACAGGATTCTAGTGAGTTAATATTCAGTGAGCTGGAAGATGAGAAGCCTAAGGAAGTGGACTTGCTTCCAGCACGAGAGAGGCAAAAGCGAATTGCCCAATTACAGACAAAACTATTCCAGGCAGCTGCAGAAGGAGCAGTTAGGGTGAAGCGAAGGAGAGGTCCCCATAGAGGGGAGGACTTTACTCTGATGCAAGCTTTGATTAAAGCAGACTTTTGGCTTatatttttctcacttcttttGGGTTCTGGATCTGGGTTGACAGTGATTGATAATCTGGGTCAGATGAGCCAGTCTCTGGGGTATGATAATACACATATATTTGTGTCCATGATCAGCATTTGGAACTTTCTAGGACGTATTGGTGGTGGTTACTTCTCTGAGGTTATTGTGAG GGATTATGCTTATCCAAGATCAATTGCGATGGCTGTGGCCCAACTCATTATGGCAGTTGGCCATTTGTTCTTTGCTATGGGGTGGCCTGGCGCAATGTACATTGGCACACTGTTGATTGGACTTGGCTATGGGGCTCACTGGGCGATTGTGCCGGCTGCTGCCTCTGAGTTGTttggtttgaaaaaatttgGGGCTTTGTACAATTTCCTCACACTCGCAAATCCTGCAGGTTCTTTAGTCTTCTCTGGTCTAATTGCAAGCAGTATATATGACCATGAAGCAGAGAAGCAAGCTCATAGACACCATCCCTGGCAGCAGAATTGGGGATCAATTTTTTCAGGCATGTTTGGTGTGGATGAGCCACTGAAGTGTGAAGGTGCCATATGCTTCTACCTAACTTCATTAATAATGTCTG